From a region of the Sphaerodactylus townsendi isolate TG3544 linkage group LG09, MPM_Stown_v2.3, whole genome shotgun sequence genome:
- the CHST9 gene encoding carbohydrate sulfotransferase 9 isoform X2, with protein MNIMQDIKFYYTKEPKRAPKKLITSPKLDRSSTIFSETVSSQADANPFLGMAASLTLELSEEQQKIKLLLKQVKQVNFSPAMRPLNKSSIKDDHWKTTDEVQEKRRAFLYNFCKKHIREHSPLIHLMRMVSRIYVEDKHKLLYCEVPKAGCSNWKRVLIVLNGLAESTYNITHDAVHYGKHLKKLDSFDLKGIHMRLKTYTKVIFVRDPMERLVSAFRDKFEHPNSYYHPVFGKSIIKKYRYNADGEALTTGSGVQFKEFIQYLLDSHRPIGMDIHWEQISKLCNPCIINYDFIGKFETLEEDANYFLRLIGAPEDLTYPNFKDRHSTDERTNSEVVRQYLAKIPATERQMIYDFYSLDYLMFNYSAPYVGP; from the coding sequence GATATCAAATTCTATTATACAAAGGAACCTAAAAGGGCACCGAAAAAATTGATCACTTCTCCAAAACTTGACAGATCAAGTACAATTTTTTCTGAGACTGTTTCTTCCCAGGCAGATGCTAACCCCTTTCTAGGGATGGCTGCTTCCCTGACTCTTGAATTATCTGAAGAGCAGCAAAAGATCAAATTGCTTCTTAAACAAGTCAAGCAAGTGAACTTCTCCCCAGCAATGCGTCCTTTGAACAAGAGTTCCATCAAAGATGACCACTGGAAAACCACAGATGAAGTTCAGGAGAAACGAAGAGCTTTCCTTTATAATTTCTGCAAAAAACACATTAGAGAACACAGTCCTCTGATTCACCTTATGCGCATGGTATCCAGAATATACGTGGAAGATAAACACAAACTCTTGTATTGTGAAGTGCCCAAGGCAGGCTGCTCTAACTGGAAAAGGGTTTTGATTGTACTCAACGGTCTTGCAGAATCAACGTATAATATTACCCACGATGCTGTACACTATGGAAAGCATTTGAAGAAACTGGACAGTTTTGATTTAAAAGGGATACACATGCGTTTAAAGACATATACAAAAGTTATATTTGTACGGGATCCCATGGAAAGATTGGTCTCTGCATTTAGAGATAAATTTGAACACCCAAACAGCTACTACCACCCTGTATTTGGGAAGTCAATTATTAAGAAATACAGATATAATGCAGATGGAGAAGCACTGACAACAGGCTCAGGAGTACAgttcaaagaattcattcagtatTTGTTAGATTCCCATCGTCCAATAGGGATGGACATACACTGGGAGCAGATCAGCAAATTGTGTAATCCTTGCATTATCAACTATGATTTCATCGGTAAATTTGAAACTTTGGAAGAAGATGCCAATTATTTTTTGAGACTAATAGGAGCTCCAGAAGACCTGACATATCCTAATTTCAAAGATCGACATTCCACCGATGAAAGAACAAATTCAGAAGTTGTGAGACAGTACCTGGCAAAAATTCCTGCTACAGAGAGACAAATGATTTATGACTTTTATTCTCTGGattatttaatgtttaattataGTGCACCATATGTAGGGCCCTGA